CAGGACGCCGTCGGGCAGGATGCCCTGCGTGAGGCGCGCGAGGACGAGGGTGGATTCGGGCGTGGTGTCACTGGGCTTCAGGACGACGGTGTTGCCGGCGGCGAGCGCCGGTCCGATCTTCCAGATCGCCATGAGGAACGGGTAGTTCCAGGGCGCCACCTGCGCGACGACGCCGATCGGCTCCCGGCGCACGAACGAGGTGTGGCCCTCGAGGTACTCGCCGGCGGACTTGCCCTCGAGGATGCGCGCGGCACCGGCGAAGAACCGCAGCTGGTCGGCACCTGCGGCCACCTCCTCCGCGGCGATCATCTCGCGTACCTGGCCGGTGTTGCGGTGCTGCGCCTCGACGAGCTCGTCGCTCGCAGCCTCGACGGCGTCGGCGAGCTTGAGCAGCAGGAGCTGGCGCTGGCTCGGGGTGGTCCGCTTCCACGTGGTGAAGGCACGTGCCGCTGCCTGCATGGCGTCGTCGACGTCGGCGGGCGAGGACACGGGCGACTGCGCGACGACCTCACCGTTGGTCGGGTTGACGATGTCCAGGAGCTCGGTGCCGACGGGCGTCACGAACGCTCCGTCGATGTAGTTCTGAAGGGTCTCAGCCACGGTGCAGTGCCTTTCACGAGGTCAGGTCCGCGCGGAACCCGGATGTGTCCGGGCCGCGGGTTTCGAGAGAACGCTACCGGGCCGAACCCCGCCACTGCCACGGATATCTGCACAGAGCATCCCGGTAGCGTCCGTGCAGGAGTACAGCGGACACCTATGCTGGTCGTATGGCCATCACCCTCACCGATCTCCTGACCGATGCGGCCTTGGGCCTCGTCGCTGAAGGACGTACAGCGGCTCCCCCGCATCCGATCGAGTGGGTCGCGGTGACGGAGCTGGAGGATCCACGCCCGTTCCTCAACGGGGCCGAGGTGGTGCTGACCACGGGCGTGCGACTGAAGACCGGGGCAGCCCAGCGGGCCTTCGTCCGGCGGGCGCACGAGGCGGGAGCACTCGCCATCGGCTTCGGGGTGGGCCTCACCCACCAGCGGATCCCCACCGCCGTGCTCGCGGAGGCGGACGACGTCGGACTGCCCGCCTTCCGCGTACCCTACGAGGTCCCCTTCATCGCCATCGGGAAGAGGGTGGCCGATGCCCTGTCGGCCGATCGGTTCGCCGGCCTGGAGGAACTCCTCGAGGGGCACGCGGTCCTGGCATCGGCGCTGCTCGGGCCCGGTGGTCTCGAAGCGCTCCTCGGCGAGCTCGCCCGGATGCTCGGCACCGACGTCGCCCTGTTCCAGTACGGTGCGCGGATCGCGGGGGCCTCCAGCTCCCCGGGACGCGGAGGCACCCCCGGAGCCCGCGGTGCCGGCGGTGCCGGCGGTGTCCACGGTGTCCTCGGTGTCGGTGTCGGCGGCGCCGGCGCCGGCGCCGGCGGCCGCGCCGCTGACGTCGCCGAAGGCCGCGCCGCTGGCGTCGCCGGGGGCGTGTCCGATCCTGGGGCGCGCGGCACGGCGGGTACGGTCGGCGCTTCCGCCACCGCTGATGCACCTGATGCACCGACGCCGTGGCACCGGCTCCCCATCGCCACCGGTCTGAAGGACCGCTGCACGCTCGCCATCGCGGAGCCCTACGGCCGGGCGGCCGTCGTCGAGTACGCGCAGAACCTCATCTCGGTGGAGCTGACCAACCAGGCCCGGAACCGGACGGGCGTGCGCAACGCCGTCGGCCAGCTGCTTGAGGACGTGGTGCGCGGTACGCTCGCCGGTGCGGAGGCAGCGGCGAGGCTGGCCGGGGCCGGTATCGACACCGCACTGCGCCACGGCGTGCTGATCGTCGACGTCGCCTCCGGGCAGCGGCGGGCGCTACGCACGCTGCCCCTGCCCGACGGGTGGAACGGCGTGTCGGCGGGCCTCGTCGACGAGCGCCTCGTCCTCGTCCTCCCCGCGGGTGCCACGCCTGATCCCGCCGACCTCGGCCGCTACCTGCACGGCGCCGGTCTCACGGCCCGGATAGGGGTCGGCGGGACGTACGCCCAGCCCAACGGGTTGCGCTGGAGCTATTTCGAGGCCCGCGAGGCCCTGCAGCGGGGCCAGGCCCTGAATATCGCGGACCGGCTGAGCCTCACGTCGCTGCTCATGACCAGCGCCGACGTGCCCCTCGCCGATCTCGCCGCCGAGACCCTGAAGCCGCTCGAGGCCTTCGACGAGGCCCACGGCGCCGGTCTCCTGGCCACGCTGCAGCGCTACCTCGACCTCGACGGCTCCGTGGCCGCCGTCGCCGCAGCCCTCGGTCTCCACCGCAACACCGTCCGCTATCGGCTGCAGCAGGTCGTCACGCTCACGGGCTATGACCCTGCCGTCACCGCGGACCGCGTGCATCTCTACCTGGCACTGCGGATCAGGGCGCTCGGCTGAGTCGACCCCGGAGTCCCCGTAGGCCGTCCGTCACGGCGCGGGAGGGCCCGGCAGCCGGCCCGGGCTGGACGTGCATGGAATAGTGGGATCCGTACGCACCGGTCTCAAGGTTCTACGGGGGTTCGCATGTCACTGCTTCATGCCGACGAATTGGATCTGCAGGAGCTCGCCCGACAGGCGGTCCTTCAGGACTACCGGCTTCCCTACGGCGAGACCGACGGCACCCCGGTGGACCGGCTGGACTACGAGACGCCCCCTGAACTCCTGAACCTGGTCAAGCTGGCCGTGCGCGTGAGCGGGATGGAGGCGGGTGTCATCAACATCATCACCGCCGACCAGCAGCACCAGATCGCCGCCGTCGGCGTGGACGCCGCCGTCTGTGCCCGCGAGGACTCGATGTGCTCGAAGGTCTTCACCTCGGGCTCCATCACGGCGCTCGCGGATGCGTCCCGTGACCCCCGCTTCGCGGACAACCCCTTCGTCAACGGCGGTATCGCCACCGTGCGCTCCTACGCGTCGGTGCCCCTCGTCACGCAGGAGGGACACGCGCTCGGCTCCCTGTGCGTCTTCTCCCCCGAGGTGCTCGGGTTCGGCGCCGAACAGCAGGAGGGCCTCGACATCCTCGCGCGCCAGGTGGTGGAGGTCCTGGAGCTGCAGTTCAGGACACGGAGACTGGTCGAGGCGCTCGAGGTGGTGCGGCGCAGCAACGAGGACCTCGCCGGCTTCGCCGCGCGTGTGAGCCACGACCTGAAGAACCCCCTCACCGCGATCCTCGGGTACGCCGAGCTCGGCGAGGACGACACCGACATCGGATCCTCCGGGCCGGCCGCGCGTTACCTGAGCATCATCCGCGGCAGTGCCAGCCGCATGCTGACCACGGTGGAGGACGTCCTCGCGTTCTCCCGTGTCGGCGGGGCGATCAGCCGCCGGCCGGTCCGCCTCAGCACGCTGATGAACGCCGTCCTGCAGGACGTGCTGCCGCTCAGCAGCGCCTCCGACGCCCTCATCGCCGTCCAGGACGCACAACTCCACGTGGACCAGGCGCAGGTCACGGCTCTCCTGCAGAACCTCGTGTCCAATGCGATCAAGTACTCCACCCCGGGTGGTCCGCCTCGCATCGAGGTCGTCGCGAGCGTGGGCGAGACCCAGGTGCTGCGTGTGATCGACCACGGGAAGGGGATTGATCCGGCCGACCGCCAGCGCGTGCTCGAGCCACTCGTGCGCCTGCACCGTGACGGGGAGCCTGCCGGCAACGGGATCGGCCTCGCGACGTGCGCCCGCATCGCCAGCGCCCACGACGGGTCCATCAGCGTGACGGAGACACCGGGTGGCGGCACCACGGTCGCGGTCGATCTGGGTCCGGCGCGTCCGTAGGGGTGGCAGGCGGCGCTTCCGCCCGCCCGGGGCCTTCACTGGCCCGCCCGTCGGCGGAATCGGCCACGCCTTCCTCGGTTCACCGGGGCTTCGCCGGCCCGCCCGTCGGCGCGGTCGACCGCGCTTTCACCTGAGCAACCGGCGAGCCCGGCACTTTCGCCCGGGCTACTGTGACTGGAGCTGCTGGTCCTGGCTGATGTGTGCGAGCGGCAGCCGGAACGTGAAGGTGGACCCCACGCCCTCGACGCTGCGGCACGTGATGGTCCCACCGTGCCGTTCCACGATCGCCTTGGAGATCGCCAGGCCGAGGCCGACGCCGGGGATGGCCGCATTGCGGGCCCCGGAGGTGCGGAAGAACTTCGAGAACACGCCCTTCAGCTCCTCGGGCGACATGCCGCTGCCCTCGTCGGTCACGCTGCACTCCACCTCGCCGTCCACCGCGGTGGCGCGGACGGTCACACGGCCTCCACCCGGCGAATACTTGATGGCGTTCGAGAGCAGGTTGTCCAGCACCTGGCCGATCCGTGAGGCGTCACACAGGGCCACGAGATCCGGGGAGGTGTGGTCCTCGAAGCGCACCAGGGGGTTGCCGTTGCCCTCTTCGGCCGTCGCGACGTGCCGGCTGACGAGCTCCGAGAAGTCGGTGGGCACCGGCGTGACCTCGGGCGGGCCCTCCGCCGCGGAGAGCAGGTCGATGACGAGCTTGTGGAGGCGCTCCGAGTTGCGCGACACCACTTCGAGACCGGACGCGACGGTGGGCTCGAGGTCGGGCATGCCGGTCAGCAGCTCGAGATAGCCCCTGATCACGGTGAGGGGCGTCCGCAGCTCGTGGGACACCGTCGCGACGAACTCGTCCTTCGCGTTGAGGGCGGTGACGAGCTCGGTGACATCGTTGAACGTGACCACGGATCCCTCGCGGGTGCCCGCCTGGTTGGTCATCTGGCGGGACGAGGTGGAGAGCACGCGCTGCGCCGGTCGGTCCCCCCACCAGAGGAGGTAGTCGGAGAACACCTGGCCGTCGGCTGCGCGGCGCGTGGGCCGGCGGGCTGCGGGGAGCACCGTCTCGCCGTCCTGCTGGAAGATGCGGAGATCCGACTCGGCGGTGTCCCCGGTCCCGCCCGCGAGCGCCCGGAACCTCTCGAGCTTGCGGTTCGCCAGGATCGGGCGGCCGGCCTCGTCGAGGGCGATCAGGCCGATGTCGACGCTGTTGACCACGGTCTCCAGCAGGCGTTCACGCCGGGCGCTCTCCTCGAGCAGCAGCTGCAGTGCGCGGTCCTTCTCCTCCACCACCTCCTGCTGGGCCATCATGCTGGCCGTCATCACCCGGATGGTCACGCCGATCGCCAGCATGATGAAGGGCAGGAGGAAGGACTGGGTGAGGGTCTGCGAGTTGACCTCGACATCCGTGGCGAACACCGGCACCCAGACGATGCCGAGCGAGGCCAGGAAGCCCACCGCGAGGGCAGCACGCGGGAACAGCCCCGATGCGGCGAGCCAGATCACGGGGAACACGGCGAGCAGGCCGACACCGGTGATCACCGTACCCGCGCCGTAGCGCATGAACCCGATGGGGATGAAGTCGAGGAGCGGGATGACCAGGAAGGTGGCATGCGGGAGGCGGTCCCACGGCACGAGGACGCACAGGGCCAGCAGCACAGCATGGAGACCCACGCCGACCAGGAAGGGCCCGCTCGCGAGGAGGTCCCGGTGGAACAGGACACCGCTCACGACGATGAGCAGCACCGTCAGGGAGAGCGGGAGCTGGCTGAGGATGACGCGCCCGCGGAGGGTCAGCTCGTGGAACTGCCGGGTGTTGAGCGTCAGGTAGGAAAGCACCCTGTCCATTCTCTGGCCTTCCCCGTCCATCGTCGAGCCCGTCCGTCGGAACGGCAAAGAGGCCGGTTTCTGCTCACCGGCTTCCACAGACTAGCGGCGCAGCCCGTCGATCCAGGGCGATGAAAGCAGTGACCCACCTAAAGTTCCCATCAAGTTCTGTGCAACAGTGCGGCGGTCGTGCAGTGATCGTGGAGTGATCGTCGGGCCGCGACGGGGAGCCCAGCGTGGCGTGCTTACCCCGGGAGCACCGGCTGCCATTGCGCCCTGCCCCAGCAGGGCCGAAGCCCCACCGCGATCGGCGGCCCGCAGGGCCGGATTCCCCTCCACGCCGGACTCCCCTCCGCGCGGGGCCCAAGCAGGGCCGTCCTCGCCGGGCCGAAGCCCCACCGCGATCGGCGGTCGGCTAGGGCAGGGCCGGCCGGCCGAGGAACGCGGCGATGTCCGTATAGACGTCCCTGGACTCGGGCAGGCGGGGGAAGGCGGGGAACACGTGGAATCCGCCCGGGTAGACCTTCAGGGTGACGTCGGCGCCCGCCGCGACCGCCCGGTCCCGGAAGACCGTCGCATCGGCCATGCACACGTCCCGTGTGCCCTGGTAGATGCGCGTGACGGGCACCGTGGCCAGCAGGTCGGCGGGAGCGCAGGCAGGGCTCACCAGCGGCGTCCTCGGATCGTCGCCGTCCGACCACCACAGTCCGGCCTGGACACCGCCGGGCACGGACAGCATGGGATCGACGGCGTCGTACTTCGGGATCTCCGGATTGGTGCCCGTGACGTCAAGCCATGGGGAGAAGGCGACGACGCGGCCGGGCGCCGGCAGCCCGGCATCCCGGAAGGCCCAGGGCTGCGCGATGGCGAGTGCGCCGCCTGCGGAATCACCCATCAGCGTGACGTCCTCGGGATTCGCCGTGACGAGGACGTCACGGTAGACGGAGACCAGGTAGGGGAACGCCTCCCGGTAGGTGCTCTCCGGGGCCAGGCGGTAGAGGGGCACGGTGACCGCGGCGCCCGTCCGCTTCGTCAGTTCCGCGATGATCCACCAGTGCGGGCGGCCGAACTCGTTGATGTATATGCCGCCATGCGTGTAGATGATGTGCGAGCGCGTCGCTCCGAGCAGGGGCCTGACGGTGATGGTGCGGACGCCGTCGATCCGCTTCTCCTGGATGGTGTGCGTCTGCCTGAAGGTCCAGGGGATGGCCGCCATCGAGGGGTACGTGCGGCTCGGGTACTTCGCGTTCACCCAGTCGGTTCCGTTGAGGTTCTTCTTGGTGGGGAGGAAGCCGATCAGCCGGGACGCCAGGCGCATGGCCCGCGAGCCGTCCTGCGCACTCGGTTCGACGGTGTCCGTACCTGCTGGGTGTCCGCTCGTCATGGGGTCAGCCTAGTGCCGGGTGCGCGGTGGCCGCCCGGGTACCGGCGACGCGCAGCGGCGCCGCCGCCTCTGTCATGCTGGTCAGGGCTTCGGGCCCGCCGGTCGACCGACGGGTGGCGCCCACCCGCAGCAGCGCCGGTCCGCCGAAGGAAGACATGGAAACCGCTTCACACATCGCCCTCGCCGCCGACCTCCTCGGGGTCTTCTTCTTCGCCGTCTCCGGGTCGCTCCTGGCGGTCCGCAAGGGGTTCGACCTCGTGGGGTCCCTCCTGCTCGCCTCCCTCGCGTCGCTCGGAGGAGGAGTCGCCCGTGACCTCATCATCGACGTCCCGCCGGCGGCGTTCACCGAACCGCTGTACCTGCTGCCTCCGCTGCTCGCGACGGTGCTGGTGTACTTCGTCTTCTCCGGCGTCGAGCGCGTCAAGCGCGTCCTGGTCCTCTTCGACGCCGCGGGGCTCGCCCTGTTCTGCATCACCGGCACCGTGAAGGCCCTTGACGCCGGCCTGCACCCGGTATCGGCCGGGCTGCTGGGCGTGACGACCGCTGTGGGCGGGGGTCTGCTGCGGGACGTCGTCGCCAACGAGATCCCGCAGCTCTTCGACCCGCGTGACATCTACGCCCTCCCGGCGATGCTGGGCGCCACCATCGTCACCGTGCTGTACCTGACGGGATCCTTCACGCTCGTCACCGGGATGGTCGCAGCCTCGCTCGTGTTCTCCCTGCGCATGCTCGCATGGCGGTACGGGTGGCATGCGCCGCTCGCGGCAAGGACGGCCGCCGCGCGAAAGTAGTCCGTGGCCGGAAGGCGTCGGGCTAGGATGAGAGCATCCCCCACCACCACTCCTGGAGTACTTGTGACTGAGCTGTTTTCCGACAAATTCCGCGCCCTGGTGCCCCAGTACTTCGAGGACGAGTGGGTCGAGGAGGACGGCCTGTCCGAAGAGGAGCTCGCCGAACTGCTCGAGGGCAAGGATTTCGGCCTGCCGCTCGCCCTCCGCGAGTTCTACCGTGCCGTCGGCGCGACCGAGGACATCATGGAGGCGTTCCACTTCTTCTGGGACCCGGACGAGCTGGAGATCGAGGACGGCTATCTGCTCTTCCTCGAGGACGAGGACGAGCAGTTCACGTGGGGCATGCGGGCCGACCAGCTCGACGTCCCCGATCCGATCGTGTGGCGGCGCAACAACGCCCGCGGGGAGTGGCAGAGCGAGGAGGGCACGTTCAGCGAGTACGTGCTCGACCTCTTCGAATGGGTCTTCGAGGAGGACGAGGACAACTGATGGAGTTCGTCCACCACGCTCCCGAGGGCTACCTATGCCCCTTCTGCGATCTGGCGCGCGGGGACTTCAGCAACCCCAGGAACCTGTGCCGCCCGGGTGACGTCATCTACTCCGACGACCTGGTGCTGGCCTTCATCGCCTCGCACGGCTTCGAGCCGAACCCCGGCCACGTGCTCATCACCCCGCGCGAGCACGTCGAGCTGCTCTACGAACTGCCCGACGACGTCGCCGCCCGCATCATGACGCTCACCCGGGACATCGCGATCGCGATCAAGCTCGCCTGGACCCCGGACGGCGTCTCCACGCGGCAGCACAACGAGCCCGCCGGCAGCCAGCACGTCTGGCATTACCACCAGCACGTCCTCCCCCGCTGGCACGACGACGGCTTCTACTTCACGCCGAAGCGCCCCATCGTGGACCCGGCCGTGAGGGCGCGGAAGGCCGACGAGCTGAGGGCGTTCCTCCCGAAGCGGTAGCGACGGCTGCGGAATCGTCGTCGTTCCCGGTTTTCGCCGGCTCGAGCCTGTGTCGCCCGACGACACGCCGGGATACCGCCCCGTCGAGCGCAAAAGGCAGGAACGACGACGGGAGAGTGGACGGCCGGCGCCGGGCGGGGCTAGACGTCCCTGCTGACCACGGCCTGCGCGAAGCTGGCCAGCGCACGCTTGACGACGCTGTCCGGCAGGGGACTGAGGGCGGCCACGGCATCGTCCGCCCACCGCTGCGCCACGGCCCAGGCCTCCTGCGTCTGCGGATGCGCGCGCACGGCGGCGACCACCTCGGCGAGGGCCTCGTCCGAGGAGAGGTCGCCGTCCACCAGCGCGACGACGTCGGCCGCCGACTGGTCGCCCGCCGCTGCGGCACGGCGCAGCAGGATGACCGGCAGGGTGGGCACGCCCTCCCGCAGGTCCGTCCCGGGGGCCTTGCCGGACTTCACCTTCAGGCCCGTGACGTCGATGACGTCGTCGGCGAGCTGGAAGGCGACACCGACCTTCTCTCCGTAGGAGACCATGACGTCGACGACCTCCCGCGGGGTGTCCGCGAAGATCGCGCCGAGCTGCCCCGAGGCGGCCACGAGGGAGCCGGTCTTGTCGGCGATCACGGAGAGGTAGTGCTCGAGGTCGTCCTGGCCCTCGCGTGGACCGACCGTCTCGTGCAGCTGGCCGAGGCACAGCCGCTCGAAGGTCCGCGCCTGGATGCCGAGCGCCTCGCCGCCGAGTTCGGAGACGAGGATCGAGGCCCGCGCGAAGATGAGGTCGCCGGTGAGGATGGCCACGGAGTTGCCCCACACCTCGTGCGCCGTCGGGGCTCCGCGGCGGTAGGGGGCGGAGTCCATGACGTCGTCGTGGTACAGCGTGGCGAGGTGCGTCAGTTCGACGACGACGGCCGCCTGCACCACCTTGGCCCGGGCCGGGTTGCCGAGGTGCGACGCGAGGATCGTCAGCAGGGGGCGGATCCGCTTGCCGCCGGCCTCGACGAGGTGACGGCTCGTGGCGTCGGCCAGGGGATCGGAGTTGGCGATGGCCTCGCGGAGCTGCTTCTCCACCTCTGCGAGGCACGACGAGACGGAGGGTCCCAGGTCCGGGTCCTCGGCGATGAGGGCGAAGCCGGGCGGCAGGCGCAGGGCACCTGCGTCCGGGATGTCCGCGGTGTCCAGCGCGCTGGCGTGGCCCACGCTGGTCCACCCGGGGTTGAAGGATTGTGTCACCGTCTAAGCCTAACCAAGTGGGGCGGCGCTTTGCGCACGCAGATAGCCGGTCAGGGACGGCTGGTTCGAGGTGGGTGGCACGAGCGATTCGAGCAGGTGGATGACCCGGTCCTCGAAGCCGCGGCCGCCCGCGTCCGTCAGGTTGGCGAGCATCCGGACCACGAACCGCATGAGCACGGGCACCGGCATGCCGGTGCGGAGGGCCAGGGACATGACGGCGGGCTTGCCGATCAGCTGCGCGAAGACGCGCCCGAGCGTGAAGTGGCTCCCCCACTGCGCCCGTACATGGGGCGCGTAGCCGGACATCACCTGGTCGCGTCCGAGCGGCGAGCCCACGCCCTGTGCCCGCTCGATGAACTCGGCGGCGTACCGCGCCGATTCCATCGCGTAGGAGATCCCCTCGCCGTTGAACGGCGACACCATGCCGCCGGCGTCCCCGAGCAGCAGCAGCCCGGGGCTGTAGTGCGGCGTGCGGTTGAAGCCCATGGGCAGTGCCGCGCCGCGGATCTCGCCGACCTGGTTCCCGGGCGTGAACCCCCACTCGGAGGGCATGCCCGCGGTCCAGTCCCGCAGGACCTGCTTGTAGTCGAGCTTGCCGAACTCCGCCGACGAGTTGAGGATCCCGAGGCCCACGTTCGAGGTGCCGTCACCGACACCGAAGACCCAGCCGTAGCCGGGCAGCGGCTTGCCGGTGGCGTCGGGGAGCTCGAGCCACCCCTCCATCCAGTCATCGTCGGTGCGCGGGCTGGTGAAGTACGTCCTCACGGCGACGCCGAGGGGCCGGTCGTCGCGCTTCTGCAGTCCGAGGCTGACGGCGGTGCGCGTCGAGTTGCCGTCGGCGGCGAGCACGACGTCGGCCGTGAAGGTGCGCGTCTCGCCCGTCCTGCGCCCGTCGGCGTCGAGCACGTTCGCCGTCACCCCGGTGACCCGGCCGGCATCGTCGCGCAGCGCGGCGGTCACGGCATGTCCCTCGAGGATGGTGGCACCGGCGGTACGGGCATGCTGCGCCAGCGCCTCGTCGAAGCCGAGGCGCGTGCGGACCAGGCCGTAGTCGGGGAAGTCGCTGAGCTCGGGCCAGGGCACCTCCACGGTGCGCTTTCCCGCGATGAGGCGGAGGCCCTTGTTGCGGCGCCACCCCTCGCTCTCGTCGTGCGGCAGGCCGAGGAGCTGCAGCTCGCGGGTGGCGCGGGGCGTCAGTCCGTCACCGCACACCTTCTCGCGGGGGAACCAGGTCTTCTCGAGCACCGTGACCTCGATGCCCGCGCGTGCGAGGTAGTACGCCGCAGTGGATCCCGCCGGGCCCGCGCCGACGATCAGGACGGTCATCTACGCGGCCGCGGACGTGCGGCGCAGGCGGACCTGTCCGGGTCGGAGCGGCTCCTCGCCGGGTGCGGCGGGTGCCTTGGTGGCGCGGTGGACGGCGACGATCCCGCCGTTCAGGTTCCGGTATTCGACGTCCTGCCAGCCGGCCTCGGCGAGCCAGCCCGCGAGTTCGTCCTGGTTCGGCCAGGCGCGGATCGACTCCGCGAGGTAGACGTAGGCGTCGGGGTTCGAGCTGACCTTCCGGGCGATCGCCGGCAGCGCGCGCATCAGGTACTCGGTGTAGGTGGTGCGCCAGAGGGCGACCGTGGGCTGCGAGAACTCGGCGATGACGAGCCGTCCTCCCGGCCGGGTGACGCGCAGCATCTCGGCGAGCGCCTTCTTCGGCTCGTTGACGTTGCGGAGCCCGAAGGAGATGGTCGACGCGTCGAAGGAGTCGTCGGCGAAGGGCAAGTTCGTCGCATCGCCGGCCACGAACGCGATGTCGGGCCGCCTGCGCTTGCCGACCTTCAGCATGCCGAGTGAGAAGTCGCAGGCGACGACGTCGATCCCGGCGTCGGCGTAGGGTTCGCTCGACGTGCCGGTGCCCGCAGCGAGGTCCAGCACGCGCTGGCCGGGCTCCGCGCCGACGGCGTCCACCACGATGCGCCGCCATCGGCGCGTCTGTCCCATGGACAGGACGTCGTTGACGACGTCGTACCGGGGGGCCACGTCGTCGAACATGGCTGCCACTTCGTCAGGACGCTTCTCCAGCGATGCACGATTCACCTCGCCATTGTCTCAAACAACGGCACGGTACCCGACCAGCACCTTCGGTCCGCGGCAACCGGCAGCGTCCCCTCGACGACGTGCGGCATCTCACCGGTCCGCACCGATCTCCCGGGGTACCGCGGAGTAGGCTTGAAGCATCATGAGCACACCGTCCCTCACCGCGCTGACGCCTGCGCCCGGACACTCCCGCGGCCTCCGCAGCATCACGGTGGCGCACGGCAGCATGGACCCCCGGACAGGCCTCCTCGAGTACGTGGTCCGCAACGACGCCCACACCTGGATCCGCCGCGGCGGCGGGCTCGTCGCCTACGGCGAGACCGCGCGCTTCACCGTGACGGGGCCGGACCGCTTCACGCGGGCCCAGGAGTGGTGGCGGCGCGAGCTCGCCGGCGCGGAGGTGCTGGACGAACTCTCGGTCCCCGGGTCGGGACTCATCGCCTTCGGCTCCTTCGCCTTCTCGAAGACGTCCGCCCACGAGTCGCGCCTGATCGTCCCCGAGGTGGTGGTCGGCTGCAGTGAGGGGATGAGCTGGCTCACCTACATCACCGACGACGCCGACGCCGAACTCACCGCCGAGGCGGCCGAGGCGGCCCTCGCCGCCTACCTCGTGGAGCCCGACGCCGGCC
This genomic interval from Arthrobacter agilis contains the following:
- a CDS encoding demethylmenaquinone methyltransferase, with amino-acid sequence MNRASLEKRPDEVAAMFDDVAPRYDVVNDVLSMGQTRRWRRIVVDAVGAEPGQRVLDLAAGTGTSSEPYADAGIDVVACDFSLGMLKVGKRRRPDIAFVAGDATNLPFADDSFDASTISFGLRNVNEPKKALAEMLRVTRPGGRLVIAEFSQPTVALWRTTYTEYLMRALPAIARKVSSNPDAYVYLAESIRAWPNQDELAGWLAEAGWQDVEYRNLNGGIVAVHRATKAPAAPGEEPLRPGQVRLRRTSAAA
- a CDS encoding geranylgeranyl reductase family protein, whose translation is MTVLIVGAGPAGSTAAYYLARAGIEVTVLEKTWFPREKVCGDGLTPRATRELQLLGLPHDESEGWRRNKGLRLIAGKRTVEVPWPELSDFPDYGLVRTRLGFDEALAQHARTAGATILEGHAVTAALRDDAGRVTGVTANVLDADGRRTGETRTFTADVVLAADGNSTRTAVSLGLQKRDDRPLGVAVRTYFTSPRTDDDWMEGWLELPDATGKPLPGYGWVFGVGDGTSNVGLGILNSSAEFGKLDYKQVLRDWTAGMPSEWGFTPGNQVGEIRGAALPMGFNRTPHYSPGLLLLGDAGGMVSPFNGEGISYAMESARYAAEFIERAQGVGSPLGRDQVMSGYAPHVRAQWGSHFTLGRVFAQLIGKPAVMSLALRTGMPVPVLMRFVVRMLANLTDAGGRGFEDRVIHLLESLVPPTSNQPSLTGYLRAQSAAPLG